From the Candidatus Methanosuratincola sp. genome, the window GGCGGATGCGGGAATCCGATCTGTTCTGATGTTCGGCCTGCCGTGCTCGAAGGATCCGTCTGGATCTTCAGCCTACGCCGCAGAGGGTGTGGTTCAGCAGGCAATAAGGGCGGCAAAGGGCTCTTTCCCAGAGATCGCCGTCCTGACTGATGTATGCCTCTGCCAGTACACTGACCATGGTCATTGCGGCATCCTCGAGGGGGAATCGATAAGCAGGGAAAAGACCCTAAGCGCGCTATCAAAGATAGCTGTCAGCCATGCAGAAGCTGGAGCAGATGTCGTCGCTCCCTCGGCCATGGCTGACGGGCAGGTCGCGTCCATAAGGGCTGCGCTGGACGCCTCTGGCTACGATTCGGTCGCAATCATGTCATACTCGGCGAAGTACTGCTCCTCCCTCTATGCGCCATTCAGGGATGTCGCTTCCTCGGCGCCTTCTTTTGGAGACAGGTCGGCTTACCAGATGGACATACGGAACAGGCGTGAGGCAATAGCCGAAGCATTAGAGGACATAAGGGAGGGGGCGGATATCGTCATGGTAAAGCCTGCCATAACAAACCTAGACGTAATCAGGGATTTGCGGAAAAGGTTGCTTTGCCCGATAGCCGCATACCAGGTGAGCGGGGAGTACGCGATGATCAAGGTCTACTCCGACGCAGCAGGCGTATCTGAAGCCCGCGTTGTTCTCGAGATGCTCCGCTCAATAAGGAGGGCGGGTGCCGACATGATCATCACCTACTTCGCCCCCCAAACGATTGCCTATCTTAGGGAGGTCTGGGATTGAAGTCCGAGACTCTATTCAGGCGAGCTACCTCGGTCATGCCTGGCGGCGTGGACAGCCCAGTCAGGCGCTTTGCGCCCTTCCCATTCTTTACGTCCAGGGCCAAGGGCTCAAGGATCTTCACAGAGGACGGGAAGTCGCTTATTGACTACTGCCTTGCTTACGGTCCATTGATATTCGGGCATGCGCCCGGATTCTTGGCTGAAGCGGTCGCCAGGCAGGTGCAAGAGGGCAGCGTCTACGGCACCCCCCACCATGCAGAGGTGGAGCTTGCAGAGGAAGTGGTCCGTTCCGTCCCTTCGATCTCGATGGTTCGGTTCGTCAACTCCGGGGGGGAGGCTGCCATGAGCGCAATAAGGCTCGCCAGGGCATTCACAAAGAGGAGTAGGATCATAAAGTTCGACGGATGTTACCACGGCGCGGTCGATCCTTTGCTCGTGGATGGCATAGGCCCCGAAAGGCGCGCCCTCTCTGAAGGGATCACCGAGGCGGTTGTGGGAGAGACTGCAGTGATCCCCTTCAACGACATAAGCTCGCTTGACATGATCAACGAAGATGTCGCAGGGGTGATAGTGGAACCGGTGATGGGAAACGTTGGGCTTGTGATCCCTGAGGAGGGTTTCCTTAGGGAGCTAAGGAAGGCATGCACTGCTGCCGGCGCGGTCCTGATATTCGATGAAGTGATAACCGGATTCCGGCTAGCGAAAGGTGGAGCACAGCAGCTCTTTGGCGTTTTTCCCGACCTGACTACACTCGGGAAGGTGCTGGGCGGGGGTTTCCCTGTTGGGGCTTTCGGAGGGAGGAAGGAGATAATGGAGCTGGTCGCCCCCCAGGGGAAAGTTTACAATGCCGGGACTTTCAACGGGAACCCTGTCACAATGGTCGCCGGGCTAAGCGTTCTGAGGATGCTTGATGGCAACGTTTATTCCAGCTTGTCCAAAAAGACTGATGGGCTATGCTCAGGCATCGGGGACATCCTGGAAGACGAAGGGTTCGACTTCCGGATCAACAAGCTGGGATCAATATTCACCGTCTTCCTGACGGACCAGCCGGTTAAGGACAAGGCGAGTGCAAAGCGTGCAAGATCAGGCCTGTTCAGCCAGCTCCACAGCGCACTGCTGGAGAACGGAGTTTACTTCCCCCCTTCGCAGTTCGAGTGCTGCTTCCTGTCGGCGGCACACTCTGTTGACGACATCTCAGCGACACTCGATGCGCTGTCCAAGTCTGTTAAAGCAATCAAGTCTGGAGGGACCTTGCCATGACCGTAAGGGTTGGGACGCGCGGGTCCAAGCTCGCAATATTGCAGGCAGAATATGTCTTGGGCAGGCTCAGGGAGATCTGCGATGAAGATTTGTCGATAGTCAAGATAAGGACGTCTGGCGACATTGGCGGTCCTTCGAGACTGCAAAAACTCGGAACTGGGATATTCGAGAAAGAGGTCGACGAGGCACTACTGAGGGGCGAGGTTGACTTGGCGGTTCACAGCATGAAGGATGTGCCGACCTCGATACATGATGGCTTGGTCGTTGCAGCGATCGCCTCTCATGATTACGAAAGCATCGCATCCCTGCCTGAGGGAGGGATCGTGGGGACCAGCAGCCCGAGGAGAGCCGCGCAGATAAAGTCCTTAAGGCGAGACCTGCAAGTCGCTAGCCTCAGGGGAAATGTCGACACGCGAATCAGGCGCCTTAAGGAGGGTGCGTTCCAGGGGATAATTGTCGCGGAGGCTGCCCTAGCCAGGATGGGGATAATGGACGTAAAGATGGAACGCCTCCCGACCGATCTGATCCCCACAAGCCCAGGGCAGGGGGCTCTGGCTGTCATTGCCAGGAAAGGTGATTCGAGGATGCTTGAACTTGTATCCAAAATAAACTCCGAAGATTCTATGGAAGAAGTTGTAGCAGAGAGGGCATTTTTGAGGAGGCTTGGCTGCGGCTGCTCTTCTCCTGTTGGTTGCACAGCCACTGTTTCAGGGCCCAGGTTGATCATCTCGTGCGGCCTTTACTCGATCGACGGCGCTTGGTCGAGGACGTTCAAATTTGATTTCCCTAGGGGGGACCCTGAGCTGTGTGGCATTGATGCTGCCGATAGGGTGCTGAGCGACTGCGATGTAGCCCGCTTCTGGAGGGGAGGGCGATGAAGGGAAAAGTCTACCTTGTCGGGGCTGGCGTGCTTGGGGTGGAGAACCTAACGATTCGCGCACACCGCCTCATCTCCGAGGCAGATGTGATCCTCTATGATCGGCTGGTGGACTCGTCCCTCCTTAAGCTTGCCAAGCCTGGCGCCGAGATCGTTTACGCAGGGAAGGAGCCAGGCGATGGTCCGCAGAAACAAAAGGAATTGACTGAGATGATGGTGTGCTATGCTAGGTCAGGAAAGATTGTGGTCAGGCTAAAGAGCGGCGACCCGTTCGTATTCGGAAGGGGTGGCGAGGAGCTGATCTCTCTTCGTGAGGCTGGCATAGATGCTGAGGTCGTGCCGGGCCTGACGTCGGCAGTGGCCCTGCCTACTCTGGCATGCATCCCTTTGACTATGCGGGACATCTCCTCCTCTGTGCTGATCTTGACAGGCCACCTTGCGAAGCCCGAAGAGGAGGCTTATTTCAAGGCTCATGCGCGCTTCCCTGGGACAG encodes:
- the hemB gene encoding porphobilinogen synthase, translating into MDARITSRLRKSYVLRDLACESDLNPSKFIMPVFVKESGEIERSRWGGMEKVPLKALVSYLEPLADAGIRSVLMFGLPCSKDPSGSSAYAAEGVVQQAIRAAKGSFPEIAVLTDVCLCQYTDHGHCGILEGESISREKTLSALSKIAVSHAEAGADVVAPSAMADGQVASIRAALDASGYDSVAIMSYSAKYCSSLYAPFRDVASSAPSFGDRSAYQMDIRNRREAIAEALEDIREGADIVMVKPAITNLDVIRDLRKRLLCPIAAYQVSGEYAMIKVYSDAAGVSEARVVLEMLRSIRRAGADMIITYFAPQTIAYLREVWD
- a CDS encoding glutamate-1-semialdehyde 2,1-aminomutase, encoding MKSETLFRRATSVMPGGVDSPVRRFAPFPFFTSRAKGSRIFTEDGKSLIDYCLAYGPLIFGHAPGFLAEAVARQVQEGSVYGTPHHAEVELAEEVVRSVPSISMVRFVNSGGEAAMSAIRLARAFTKRSRIIKFDGCYHGAVDPLLVDGIGPERRALSEGITEAVVGETAVIPFNDISSLDMINEDVAGVIVEPVMGNVGLVIPEEGFLRELRKACTAAGAVLIFDEVITGFRLAKGGAQQLFGVFPDLTTLGKVLGGGFPVGAFGGRKEIMELVAPQGKVYNAGTFNGNPVTMVAGLSVLRMLDGNVYSSLSKKTDGLCSGIGDILEDEGFDFRINKLGSIFTVFLTDQPVKDKASAKRARSGLFSQLHSALLENGVYFPPSQFECCFLSAAHSVDDISATLDALSKSVKAIKSGGTLP
- the hemC gene encoding hydroxymethylbilane synthase; the protein is MTVRVGTRGSKLAILQAEYVLGRLREICDEDLSIVKIRTSGDIGGPSRLQKLGTGIFEKEVDEALLRGEVDLAVHSMKDVPTSIHDGLVVAAIASHDYESIASLPEGGIVGTSSPRRAAQIKSLRRDLQVASLRGNVDTRIRRLKEGAFQGIIVAEAALARMGIMDVKMERLPTDLIPTSPGQGALAVIARKGDSRMLELVSKINSEDSMEEVVAERAFLRRLGCGCSSPVGCTATVSGPRLIISCGLYSIDGAWSRTFKFDFPRGDPELCGIDAADRVLSDCDVARFWRGGR
- the cobA gene encoding uroporphyrinogen-III C-methyltransferase, producing the protein MKGKVYLVGAGVLGVENLTIRAHRLISEADVILYDRLVDSSLLKLAKPGAEIVYAGKEPGDGPQKQKELTEMMVCYARSGKIVVRLKSGDPFVFGRGGEELISLREAGIDAEVVPGLTSAVALPTLACIPLTMRDISSSVLILTGHLAKPEEEAYFKAHARFPGTVVLLMSMSSLSRISRYLVEGGMSPERPVAIITSSGGLRKEFYRLGELIGREDRPDGPGVVVIGEVVEAFMH